From Streptosporangiales bacterium:
GGGGCTTGGCGCGAAGGGTTCGCGGAGCCGCGGCCACTCGCCCGTTGACCAGGAAATATAGGTACCTCACGTCACCGGCGTCACCGCCGAGCAGCTCGCTGGTGGCTCCCATGAGCATCGGTCCGTCCATGTCCTCGCCACCGTGATCCATGCCTCCCATCCCGTTGCGTACTGTCTCGAACACCTGGTCAGGTGTGTACCCGGTACCGTCGATCCAGTCGTCGAGGACAACCGTCCACTCCGCGTCGTAGGCTCCAGGCTCGTCGGGAGCCTCGACGATGAGCGGCGCGTAGAGCCCACGGTCGAGCTGCACGCCGCTGTGCGGATGGAACCAGTACGTGCCGGCATCGGCCGCCACGAAACGGTAGGCGAAGGTCGCACCCTTCGCGACCGCCGCCTGCGTGACGTCAGGCACGCCGTCCATGTCGTTGCGCAACGCCACCCCGTGCCAGTGGATCGTCGTCTTCGCTGGAAGCCTGTTGACGAGCGCAGCCTCCACGACGTCCCCTCGGCGGACGCGGATCTCGCTACCCGGTAACACGCCGTCGTAGGTCCAGGTCTGGACTGTCGGGCCACCGAGGTCGACAGTCTCAACGACGGCCCGCAGTGTGTACTTGCGGATTCGGCCGGTCGTGCGTCGCGCGGCCTCTACGGCTCTTACCCGATTGTCCGTCGGAGTGATCAGCCGCGGGCTGGCCGTGTCGTTCGAGCCGCAGGCCGCCAGGACGGAGAGTGTCGGTACGGCAAGTCCGGCGCGGAGCAGGCCACGGCGGTCGATGGTGGACATGAATGGTCTCCTCGTGCATACAGGACGTCCCGTCGCGCACAGCACGCGACATGGCGGATAGGGGGCAGCGCGGCATGCCACAACCCGTGGGTTGGCGCCTCCGCGCGACCCTCTACGTCCGCAGCACGCAGAGTTGATGTAACGACAGTGACCGGGGCGACGACAGGCCGGCCACACGGATGTCGACTCGAACACTCAGGTGGCCCGTGGTTCGGGTGGTTCGCAGCGGTGAACCGCGCCGCACGCCGAGTAACAACGCGCCGAGAAGGATCGCGAGGCACGCCGGCATCAGGTCGATGTCACCGGGACTGCGGGAACTGCTGAGCCGCGACTCGTAACCGCCCGGCGAGACGGTAGGCGCCATGTGATGTACCGAACCGGACGCGCTGCTGCTCGCCGCCATCCCCGGCATCCCGAGGTGGCGGTCGCCCGGACCACCGAGCGCATGCATGGCCAGGAACCCGGCCAGCACGATGACGAGCAGAATCCAGCGCGGCACGGCCGCCGACCCACCCGTCGCCCCACCGTGCCACAGCCGCATGCGGCCAGTATAGAGATGGCAGGCTGCTTCTCGATATGAACGATGACCGTCGCATACCCTAGTGGGGTATACGAGTCTTGGCGACGGGAGTGAGATGGCCACCAACCACCAGACCGACGGCGGCATCGTGGTGTACGGAACGGGTTGGTGCCCCGACGTTGCCGCCATTCGGTCGGCACTGGAGCGGGCCGGAGTCGCCTACACGTACTACGACATCGACACCGACAAGAAGGCGCAGAAGGTGGTGCGCCGCACGCAACGAGGCGGCAGAACGGTTCCGATGGTGACGACTCCCGCAGGTGCCGTGATGATCGAACCTACCCCGGCCGAGGTGCTCGCCACCGTCGAGTCCGCAGACCGCACCACGTCGCAGGAAGCTCATTGACGGCGGGCGACGTTGTCTGCCCGACCACGGGCAAGACCTGGGTAAGGCGCCACGGGAGACTCGCAGCTCGTACGGTCAATGAGTACCGACCCCAGGAACGATCGGGCCATGAACGAGGGACGTCGGGGAGCAGGTCCGTCTCAACCCGACGCACCTGCCCATCCACACCCGACCGGACGGACGCCGCACCGCGCGGCGCGCTGATCCGCCGGTCGCTGTTCCTGCACACCGTCATCTCGGTATTGCTCGGCAGCGAGCTGGCGGACCGAGAGCCCTGCGCTGGACCAGGCGATCACCGCGACCTACCACCGCGTCGGGATCACCGCGGACCCGTAGACCTGGACCGGCCAGGGCCCGCTGCTGGCCGATCTCGCCGAGGTGCTCGCGAGCATTGACGATGCGGCCGCGGTCGAGCTGGCCGCTCGGCTCCATGCCGATGTGGTACGCGCGTTTTCCGGCCTGGCGGTCTGCTGCTGCTCCTGGTTCTCACGTGGGGTGCTGCCATCCGGGTCGTGGGCCCCGCCTCCAGGACCGGCGAGGAAAGTGATCATGGCGGCCGCAAACGCGACGACGCCGCCGATGAAGGCAGACACCTTCACCCACCGTCGCTTGTGTCGGCCGCGATCGAACCCCGCGCCGCTGTCGTCGCCGGTCTCACGGTTGAGGGGACCGTCTGAGCCACCTGTGCGGTCAGGCGTGCTCGCCGAGGTGCTCATCGCCGTGGCGGCCGTCGTCAGATCTGCGCGCCGGCCCTGCTGCTTACGGCGGTGCTCGCGTTGTTTGCGTTGCCCGTACGGGGTCAGGGCGCGTGGCTTGCCCACGGCCAGCACTGTGGCCAGCAGCAACCCGGTCAGGGCGAGCAGAGCGTGGTCCCTGGGTGTGCCTGCCAGCGCGCGGAGCTGGTCTGCGGACGATGTCGGGTCTGCCGCTACTCCTGCCGCAGGGCCGAGTGTTCCCGTCATGAACGCCAGTAAGACGATGGTGGACACGGTGGCGATCACGAGTTTGAACAAGACCCAGTAGTGTCGGAGCAGGCCCCACACGGTGCCCGATGCCATGACAATCCCGGTCAGCAGCGAGGCGAAGGCAAACGGGACGAGGACGTACCAGCCGGTCGGCTCCATCACGAGCAGGGCGCCCCGCACGGTCTGAGGATCCTGGCTGGTCAACGCGACGATGGCGATTCCAACGAAGGCGACGACGACGCCGAGCCAGCCGACGGAGGACACGACATGGGCGGTGAGCACGAACTTTCGTAGGCGGGTCGGCAGGACCATCAGTGATCCATCCCACCCATGCCACCCACGACGAGGGGGATGACGAACATGCTGAGGAGCATCGCCAGGGACGCGCCACAGACGACGATCCCCACCACCCACACCCATATCGGTGTCCGGGCGGTCGACACGCGGTCCGGCCTCACGCGGGCGTCGTCGGCGGAGTCGGAGTAGCGGGTCAGGTCAGCCATCTGTGTCTCCTGACGTTGCACGTGGTTGTCGAAGCCCTCTTGTGGACACAACGGGAACAATGATCGCCTGGCAGCGGGGTCTCAGTAGTCACGCGGGCACGGTATTTGCGGCGTACCCCTGACGGGGTAGGCGAATGCCCCCGTGGGGCGTTCTGGTCCGCTTTGCTCGGCGCATACGCTGATGGCGTGAGTGGCGAGAGCCGTGTGAGGCGGTGGAAGCGGACCGCGCGATCCCATCCGTTCGCCGCGGACGTGGTCGTCGCGGTCATGCTGTGCGGTGCCGCCCTGATCGACAACGCCGCGAACACATGGCACGACGGTTCGACGGTGAGCGGCCCCGCGACCCTCGTGACCGTAGCTGCTGCCTACGGCGCGATGCTCTGCCGGCGCCGCTGGCCGGTTGCGGGGGCGGCGGTCACCGTCGTAGCCGCCGCGGTCTACATGGTGCTGAGCAGCCTCGACTGGTGGATCGCGCCTGCGCCGATGATCGCCCTCTACCACCTGGCCGTCACCCGCGACGACCGACGCGGGCTGCTCGTCGCCGGCGGCCTGACGGCGTTGGTGCTGGTAGCCGCCCCCACCGTGGTCACCTTCGCCTCGTGGTGGGATGCGTCGGGGTCGCACGGCCCGCACGCCGCAGTGGCCGCGGCGTGCGGCCTGGCGCTCGCCGCCGGTGACGCTGCGCGCAGCCGACGCGACTACTTGGCCGAGGTCGAGGAGCGGGCCCACCGGGCCGAGCGCAGCCGCGAGGAGGAGGCTAGGCGTCGGGTGACGGAGGAGCGCCTGCGCATCGCACGTGACCTACACGACAGCATGGGGCATCACCTCGCGGTCATCAATGCGCAGGCGGGTATGGCCGTGCACGTGTTCCACGAACAGCCGGCCACCGGGCTCCAGGCGCTCGGTCACATCAGGCAGGCGAGCCGGGCCGCGCTGGACGACCTGCGGGACACCGTCGGGCTGCTGCGCCAGCCGGGTGAGCCCGCCGCTCCCACCGAGCCGACCGTGGGGATCTGTGGCGTCAGCGACCTCGTCTCCAAGTTCCGCGGATCGGGGATGCGAGTCGAGCACGAGGTCTATGGCCGCGTCCGCCCGCTTCCACCGGCCGCCGACCTGACCGCCTACCGCGTGGTCCAGGAGTCTCTCACCAACGTCCAGAAACACGCCGAGGGCGCGGCCGTGCGGGTCCAGCTCAGCTTCGGCCCTGAGGCTCTCCACGTCGTGGTGGAGGACAAGGGTAATGGCCGACCACCGCCCGCTACCGAGGTCACCTCGCCGCCCGCTCTGAACGGCGCAGGGCACGGCATCGTAGGGATGCGGGAGCGTGTCTCAGCCGTCGGCGGCAGCCTCGAAGCCGGGTCGCGGCCGGGCGGAGGTTTCCAGGTCAGCGCGGTGCTTCCGATGGCGAGCGGTCAGCCATGACGGTCCGCGTCCTGCTCGCCGACGACCAGGCACTGCTGCGCGTGGCGTTCAAGGTCATCATCGACTCGGCACCGGACCTGGAGGTAGTCGGCGAGGCGTCCACCGGCCGGGAAGCGGTCGAGCTGGCCAGGCAGACTCGTGCCGACGTGGTGCTCATGGACGTACGCATGCCCGACATGGACGGCCTGACCGCCACCCGGCTGATAACTGCGGACGAGGACCTGGCCGGCGTCCGCGTGCTCATCATCACCACTTTCGACTTCGACGAGTACGTGTTCCAAGCCGTGCGGGCGGGGGCCAGCGGCTTCCTCGGTAAGGGCGTCGAGCCCGGCGAGCTGATCGAGGCCATCCGCGTCGTGGACCGTGGCGACGCCTTGCTCTCGCCATCCGCGACCAGGGCCATGATCGCCCGGTTCCTCGACCAGCCCGACTGCGGCAGCCGGTCGACTCCTGATCGGCTCACGGAGCTCACCGGCCGGGAGCGTGAGGTTCTGACGCTTGTCGGGGCCGGAATGTCTAACGACGAGATCGCCCAGCATCTGGTCGTCAGCGCGCACACGGCCAAAACGCACGTCAAGCGGGCGATGTTCAAGCTCGGTGCCCACGACCGGGCGCAGCTTGTCGTGATCGCCTACGAGACCGGCCTGGTACGGCCTGGTATCGAGTCATCAGGCAGCGAGAGAGCGTGACGTCAGCGGCGAGGCTTCACAACGCCTGTATACGGCACGGCGGCCGGGCTCTCCGAAGCCGGACTCGACCGCTGACCGGCCTGATACTCGCGTCATCCCAGGTGGTATGTCCTACAGCCAGCACGATGATCCTGCACCGCCACAGAACCGAGAGAGCGACGCCGTAGCATGGCCACCGTGACAAGGCAGCTGGTTCCGGCGACTGCGTCCCACGGGACTCGGTCGAAGGTGCCGCTGCTCGTGCTGACGGTGATTGCCGGGCTGGTGGCCATGCATGGCCTCGGGCTGGGGGCGGCGACACGCAGCGCAGCCGGAATGGCAGGTCCCGAACGCACGGCCTCGATGCACTCAGCCATGACGGCCAAGGGGTGCGGGCCGGTCGACCACGGCGGGCATTCGTCGCACGCCGATGCAACGTGCAAGGCCAATGGCATCAGCAGCGGTCCGACGCTGCCGGCCGTCCTGTCCGCTTGGACCTCCTCGGCTATGCATACGGCGGTCCCGCGGCAGATACCGTCCACGGCGACACGCGTCCGCGACCCGCCGTCGCTGAGCGAGCTCCAGGTCCTGGTGATCTAGGAACCATCTGGCGTGGCCTGACCTCTGAGGTCGGTCGCCATGCAGAGCATGCCGTCCACAGGTTCCTTCATCGTGCAGGAGTTGCATCACCATGACCACGTACCACGTGTCCACCCGCAAGAGCATCGCCATAGCGGCCACCGCTGCCGCCCTGATCGTGCTGGCCGCATGCGGCGGCAACGACGGCACCGCCGAGCCAGGCGGCCACAGCGGAATGACCGGAACGACATCGTCCACGTCAGACTCGGCTGGCGCACGCAACGATGCGGACGTGCAGTTCGCCCAGCAGATGATTCCGCACCACCGTCAGGCGGTCCAGATGGCCGACCTCGCCGAAACGAGGGCGTCGTCGGCAGAGGTGAAGTCACTCGCCGCGACGATCAAGAAAGCGCAAGGACCCGAGATCAAGACGATGTCCGGATGGCTGAAGACGTGGGGCGAGCCGGTGCCCCAGGAGAGCGAAGGCATGGACCACTCGGGCGACGACATGTCCGGGATGATGACCGACGAGGACATGAGGGAGCTGGAGCAGGCGTCCGGCAAGGCGTTCGACACCGCGTTCCTGCAAATGATGATCAAGCACCACAAGGGCGCGGTGTCCATGGCCAAGACCGAGAAGTCGGACGGCTCCTACCAACCGGCCAAGGACATGGCCGACGACATCATCGCCTCACAGACCGCCGAGATCACAGAGATGAACAAGATACTCCGCAAGCAGTAACCCGACCCACCTCGACACGAGGCGTGCGGGTCATCGGGCGTCCGATGACCCGCACGGTCGGGTCTCGGGGCGCCTTCTGAACCTACGTACCGGCGCGGAAGGTACACCTCATGGCGGTGGTCTCGCTCGTCCTGTACGTCTGCTTCATCCTCACCATCGACGTCCTGAGGCCCTGGCTCCAGCGGCGGCGCACCGGTGACTCCGGCATTCGAATTCGGGTCAGGCCGGTCGGCTCCGTCCAGTGGTGGGCGAGCCTCACGATGACGGCGGGTGGCCTTCTCTGCGTTGCCTCGTCGGTGGCGGAGATCGTCGGCCTGCCGCCGTTGTCCGTGCTCGACCACCTGCCCCTGCGGTTCCTCGGCGTGGCCGTCGCCGCCGTCGGTACCGCCGTGGTACTCGGCTGCCAACTGGCCATCGGTGACTCCTGGCGGATCGGCGTCGACGAAACCGAGCGCACCACGCTTGTCACGACCGGCCCGTTCCGCGTGGTCCGCAATCCGATCTTCGCTGCCGCGCTCGTCACGATCGGCGGGCTCACCCTCACGGTGCCCAACGCGATCGCGATCGTGGGTCTCGTCCACCTCGTCGTCGGTGTCGAGCTCCAGGTGCGCCGGGTCGAGGAACCGCATCTGCGCCACCTGCACGGTCGGGCATACGACGAATACGCCGCCACCGTCGGTCGTTTCGTCCCCGGCCTGGGACGGACACGTTGACTGCGAGTACGGTGCGCCCGCAGTCAACTACGCCGATCGAGCCAACCGAACCACCACATGCTCGAGGCAGCGACGGCAATTCCCACGATCAGGTACCCGGGGTTGTGCCCACCCGGGAGCCAGTTGAGGTCGCTGAACTCGATGATGATGTTGACGAGCACGATCGCGAGGCCCGCGGACAGCACGACCGCACCGGCCAGGCGATGCCATGGTGGCCTGTAACGAAGCTGCGGTTTGCGCCGCGGCGGCGTGTACACGCGTTGGACCTTGTCCCGCTTCC
This genomic window contains:
- a CDS encoding isoprenylcysteine carboxylmethyltransferase family protein, which codes for MAVVSLVLYVCFILTIDVLRPWLQRRRTGDSGIRIRVRPVGSVQWWASLTMTAGGLLCVASSVAEIVGLPPLSVLDHLPLRFLGVAVAAVGTAVVLGCQLAIGDSWRIGVDETERTTLVTTGPFRVVRNPIFAAALVTIGGLTLTVPNAIAIVGLVHLVVGVELQVRRVEEPHLRHLHGRAYDEYAATVGRFVPGLGRTR
- a CDS encoding DUF305 domain-containing protein; this translates as MTTYHVSTRKSIAIAATAAALIVLAACGGNDGTAEPGGHSGMTGTTSSTSDSAGARNDADVQFAQQMIPHHRQAVQMADLAETRASSAEVKSLAATIKKAQGPEIKTMSGWLKTWGEPVPQESEGMDHSGDDMSGMMTDEDMRELEQASGKAFDTAFLQMMIKHHKGAVSMAKTEKSDGSYQPAKDMADDIIASQTAEITEMNKILRKQ
- a CDS encoding response regulator, whose product is MTVRVLLADDQALLRVAFKVIIDSAPDLEVVGEASTGREAVELARQTRADVVLMDVRMPDMDGLTATRLITADEDLAGVRVLIITTFDFDEYVFQAVRAGASGFLGKGVEPGELIEAIRVVDRGDALLSPSATRAMIARFLDQPDCGSRSTPDRLTELTGREREVLTLVGAGMSNDEIAQHLVVSAHTAKTHVKRAMFKLGAHDRAQLVVIAYETGLVRPGIESSGSERA
- a CDS encoding NrdH-redoxin; protein product: MATNHQTDGGIVVYGTGWCPDVAAIRSALERAGVAYTYYDIDTDKKAQKVVRRTQRGGRTVPMVTTPAGAVMIEPTPAEVLATVESADRTTSQEAH
- a CDS encoding multicopper oxidase domain-containing protein gives rise to the protein MSTIDRRGLLRAGLAVPTLSVLAACGSNDTASPRLITPTDNRVRAVEAARRTTGRIRKYTLRAVVETVDLGGPTVQTWTYDGVLPGSEIRVRRGDVVEAALVNRLPAKTTIHWHGVALRNDMDGVPDVTQAAVAKGATFAYRFVAADAGTYWFHPHSGVQLDRGLYAPLIVEAPDEPGAYDAEWTVVLDDWIDGTGYTPDQVFETVRNGMGGMDHGGEDMDGPMLMGATSELLGGDAGDVRYLYFLVNGRVAAAPRTLRAKPRQRVRIRFINAGSDTAFRVALGGHMMRVTHADGFPLVPVETDALLVGMGERYDVVVRLGDGVFPLTALAEGKKATARALVRTGSGEVPPVSERPRELDGKVLRYAALRAADDVRLRAKAPDINHDLELTGGMMDYDWAINGRRYDPKRSLPIREGQRVRVTFRNSTTMWHPMHIHGHTFQIGDDGPRKDTAIVLPKQTITCDFDADNPGQWLTHCHNVYHGEAGMMTALGYRD
- a CDS encoding two-component sensor histidine kinase — translated: MSGESRVRRWKRTARSHPFAADVVVAVMLCGAALIDNAANTWHDGSTVSGPATLVTVAAAYGAMLCRRRWPVAGAAVTVVAAAVYMVLSSLDWWIAPAPMIALYHLAVTRDDRRGLLVAGGLTALVLVAAPTVVTFASWWDASGSHGPHAAVAAACGLALAAGDAARSRRDYLAEVEERAHRAERSREEEARRRVTEERLRIARDLHDSMGHHLAVINAQAGMAVHVFHEQPATGLQALGHIRQASRAALDDLRDTVGLLRQPGEPAAPTEPTVGICGVSDLVSKFRGSGMRVEHEVYGRVRPLPPAADLTAYRVVQESLTNVQKHAEGAAVRVQLSFGPEALHVVVEDKGNGRPPPATEVTSPPALNGAGHGIVGMRERVSAVGGSLEAGSRPGGGFQVSAVLPMASGQP